tcaaatatcagccttaaataaggcgcgagttcccgcgtaatggagaggcattcctccttgcgattcatttttggactcttggagtggatccaaaaagcctccagagccttgcgcgccgcaatgctaggttcgcgcgccaaaatcgtgatcttaacttcaaaatcttctccgttatgacgccgcaccctgtgaccacccaatgcagtggagtcacatgatttccttttgccgtccaggtgttctttgattcgaatacatagtggtctagctgtttctcctatgtattcgtcaccacactgtacacagcaaatcatataaacaacacatgaactcatgcaatcaccctcgttgttatccgggcatattttacactccggtgtcgtgcaaatacgatcatataggcgattacgaatgagtatttgcttaaggttactAGGGGGAAGCTCCACGATGGTgacagattcttcaagtttagctttcctcagacaccgccgaatagcagcgctaacctcatcggaaataaatggtacacaaaagggtactttctccataccagatttatttcgggtttgtgctctttttgtgatagaccgcataggtgtgtagccgttactgaccgcaattttcctagcaagttcgatagattctcgtctttcttctcttccagtgCAAACGGAGGTGGCCGTGCGAAACATGTTTCGTACTACCGACCTTTTAACTTGTGTGGGATgggcagaaagaaagtgaactaagatatttttattactgggtTTTCGGTACCACTTTGTCCTgtgcgttctgtttgaaatatgcacttGGACGTTAAGGAAGGGTAACCATTCTCCTTTGGGCTTATCCCGAGTGAACTTTATGTACTCCGACTGCtcatttaaaatcttgaaacagtTGTCCATCTCTGCTTGAGACGAACAGACAAGGAAACAGTCGTCGATATATCGGCAATATAGCAAAGGTCGTGTTTCCCAAATCGGTGCCTCAATCTTAGCCATGAAAGCAATGGCGAGCGTTGGCGCCAACCGTTGTCCCATGGCAAGACCCCTGATTTGCGCAAAATAGTTGCCCGACCATCTAAAGACAGTGCATTTGAGACATTCCCTGAGAACAACCATCAACTGCTCCACGGAAAAGCCATACATGTTTATAGAGCTCTGGTGTTCagttaaaagctcaaaaactgcCTGCATGGCCGAGTCGTTGGAGACGTTCGTGTACAATGCAGTAACATCGAAAGACTCCATTACGCATGAGTTATCAAATTGCGTGTTCTTTAGGTGGTCCAAAAACATATGGGTGTTCGTAAGGTGGGCTGGTACGAATTTTAACAGCTGCACCAACACTACGTTTAAGAACCAAGCGATCCTATCTGTGGGACCTCCTACGCAGCTTATGATAGGTCTTACCTTGAACGTTGAAGGATCTTCAGAGGCAAGTTCACTATCAGAGTTCAGCTTGTGAGTTTTTATTAGGAGGTACAAGACAGGACACGCAGGTAACTCTGTTTTAAGCCGGGTCGCAGTCGAGGGTGGTAATTGCGTTGATTTGCTGGTACTCATCCATACCCTATTGAGTCTACGGTGTTGCGCtagaaattcttcgacagtGGAAGAGCGATAGAGGGAGCTGTCTCGGAGGTGACATAATGTGAGGGCTTCGTCTAGATGACGAGGAATGACTACAAATTCCCCACCCTTGTCACTGGTGGATAATCTGATAGTTTTAGACTTAACAAGCTCTCGAACTTCCCTAATGCCTAAGCGCTGTTCATGAGTGATGTTTGGGTGACACTTTCTCCGTCTGTAGCGATCTAAAACGTTGAATAGTTCATCTGCAAAAAGACGGATACTAATATCCACCACTGCGTTAGGTTCCTGTTGTCTAAAGAAAGTACGTGGGAAGGGTATAGGCGGAAGCGCTTTAGACTGCTGCTGGGCAGTCTCagtggtttttgattttgctttttgacGGAGACGATCTTGAAGTTCTTGCAGATTGCATGCGATTTTTCGCAGAACCGCGGTAGAAATAGGTTGAGATGGTGAGAAACTAGGTCCTAATTCCAGCGCTGATTGTATGTTCTTTGATATAGAAATGCCTCCAAGTACGGTAACTCGAGAGGTGGCAGACAAAGATTGCTCGTTAGCAGTAGTTTCGCGATGGCTAAGGTCAAAGCGGAatgttttttgatacttttgtGCACTATCACTACGTGACCTACTAAGCAAACTGTCGAACTTTTTCCGTAAAGCGGACTTAGTCTTAGACCGGATAGAATCACATATCGAAATCGACCCACCCACTATTCTCCTCCAAAGGCGTTCATCCAAAAATCGTGAACATGACAATTCTTTCGACAAACATTTCTTGATATTAGCGTATAATTCGTCTTGTTTGGCACGTAGGCATGTTCGAAGAAGACGCGTTTGGATGTCCACCAATTGTCTGCTGTTCTTTGGTACACCGCACAGAACGTGAAGTTGCTTTTGATCTATGAACCTTGGTACCACACGATGAGTCAGACAACGATGTAGGAAGTGGATGGATTGACGAGACACTGTGATCTTCTGTCTCAATGATAGAGCCTCTCGCACAAGTCGATGGTATCTGGCTGGCACGTTGCGAAGAAGtctccatgtgcgactttcgataaacctcggcatgttagtgcttcaataattgttttctttagtagagccgtacacgaggttgttatagtcctttattcgtggctaacgtttcggcaatatcgccttcttcagagcctgaaaggggtgaaatcgaacgtgactaatccgatcaaacgccttatccgcccaacaaagaaagtcctacgttaaccgttgggtctcatagctatccgtgaaagaaaacatcgtaccttagcatcagctgactatcctgccactgctagatacctgatgtgaggtgactagcgcaatcaaatatcagccttaaataaggcgcgagttcccgcgtaatggagaggcattcctccttgcgattcatttttggactcttggagtggatccaaaaagcctccagagccttgcgcgccgcaatgctaggttcgcgcgccaaaatcgtgatcttaacttcaaaatcttctccgttatgacgccgcaccctgtgaccacccaatgcagtggagtcacatgatttccttttgccgtccaggtgttctttgattcgaatacatagtggtctagctgtttctcctatgtattcgtcaccacactgtacacagcaaatcatataaacaacacatgaactcatgcaatcaccctcgttgttatccgggcatattttacactccggtgtcgtgcaaatacgatcatataggcgattacgaatgagtatttgcttaaggttactAGGGGGAAGCTCCACGATGGTgacagattcttcaagtttagctttcctcagacaccgccgaatagcagcgctaacctcatcggaaataaatggtacacaaaagggtactttctccataccagatttatttcgggtttgtgctctttttgtgatagaccgcataggtgtgtagccgttactgaccgcaattttcctagcaagctcgatagattctcgtctttcttctcttccagtgCAAACGGAGGTGGCCGTGCGAAACATGTTTCGTACTACCGACCTTTTAACTTGTGTGGGATgggcagaaagaaagtgaactaagatatttttattactgggtttgcggtaccactttgtcctgtgcgttctgtttgaaatatgcacttGGACGTTAAGGAAGGGTAACCATTCTCCTTTGGGCTTATCCCGAGTGAACTTTATATACTCCGACTGCtcatttaaaatcttgaaacagtTGTCCATCTCTGCTTGAGACGAACAGACAAGGAAACAGTCGTCGATATATCGGCAATATAGCAAAGGTCGTGTTTCCCAAATCGGTGCCTCAATCTTAGCCATGAAAGCAATGGCGAGCGTTGGCGCCAACCGTTGTCCCATGGCAAGACCCCTGATTTGCGCAAAATAGTTGCCCGACCATCTAAAGACAGTGCATTTGAGACATTCCCTGAGAACAACCATCAACTGCTCCACGGAAAAGCCATACATGTTTATAGAGCTCTGGTGTTCagttaaaagctcaaaaactgcCTGCATAGCCGAGTCGTTGGAGACGTT
This is a stretch of genomic DNA from Necator americanus strain Aroian chromosome II, whole genome shotgun sequence. It encodes these proteins:
- a CDS encoding hypothetical protein (NECATOR_CHRII.G6336.T1); protein product: MPRFIESRTWRLLRNVPARYHRLVREALSLRQKITVSRQSIHFLHRCLTHRVVPRFIDQKQLHVLCGVPKNSRQLVDIQTRLLRTCLRAKQDELYANIKKCLSKELSCSRFLDERLWRRIVGGSISICDSIRSKTKSALRKKFDSLLSRSRSDSAQKYQKTFRFDLSHRETTANEQSLSATSRVTVLGGISISKNIQSALELGPSFSPSQPISTAVLRKIACNLQELQDRLRQKAKSKTTETAQQQSKALPPIPFPRTFFRQQEPNAVVDISIRLFADELFNVLDRYRRRKCHPNITHEQRLGIREVRELVKSKTIRLSTSDKGGEFVVIPRHLDEALTLCHLRDSSLYRSSTVEEFLAQHRRLNRVWMSTSKSTQLPPSTATRLKTELPACPVLYLLIKTHKLNSDSELASEDPSTFKVRPIISCVGGPTDRIAWFLNVVLVQLLKFVPAHLTNTHMFLDHLKNTQFDNSCVMESFDVTALYTNVSNDSAMQAVFELLTEHQSSINMYGFSVEQLMVVLRECLKCTVFRWSGNYFAQIRGLAMGQRLAPTLAIAFMAKIEAPIWETRPLLYCRYIDDCFLVCSSQAEMDNCFKILNEQSEYIKFTRDKPKGEWLPFLNVQVHISNRTHRTKWYRKPSNKNILVHFLSAHPTQVKRSVVRNMFRTATSVCTGREERRESIELARKIAVSNGYTPMRSITKRAQTRNKSGMEKVPFCVPFISDEVSAAIRRCLRKAKLEESVTIVELPPSNLKQILIRNRLYDRICTTPECKICPDNNEGDCMSSCVVYMICCVQCGDEYIGETARPLCIRIKEHLDGKRKSCDSTALGGHRVRRHNGEDFEVKITILAREPSIAARKALEAFWIHSKSPKMNRKEECLSITRELAPYLRLIFDCASHLTSGI